The window AATAACTAACTGCCCATATTAAAtcagtaattttaaaaatctgtGTGACATCCAGAGTTATGTCGAAACTAATATTagacaaaaaggaaaaaaaaataaaaaaggaccGACCAGATTTATGAAACCCGATCATGTAAAGCCCCAATCAACGATGCAAACCTAGTCTATCTCATTAACACCTGTAAGCTTTTCCAATTAAtttcccattttctttctacttCCAGAAGTCTTGGTACGTAGAATTTGCTATGTAGGACCCTCAAGATTTGGCCTTAGCATTAACTATCAGACTAAATCAGACCATTCAATTAATACATCgtatttctctttctcttatttccGCTGACATCATATTCATATCTCTGAATTTATCAGATAAAAATTTGCAAGAAATACTGAAACATGGTAAAAGGATGAGCTAATCGACCTCCACACcaactttgaagaaaaatgatggaTCAGCCAGAACCCTGTTTCGAATCATAGCGCAGGATCTCATCAAAAAGCCAAGAGGCCAGCCTAAACCCTTTAATAATCAACAAGGACATTGTTAAGCAGAAATGGTAAAACATGTAATAcagattcttcttcttcttctttttttcttaaaataccTGCATCTCCAAATATCTAAGCAGCAGCAACTTGCGAATTCCCTCGCTCTTTGCTGCCTCTAACATATCAGAAGGAAGAGTCACCCCTCGTGATTCCAACTCTTTCATCACTTcctcaaatttcataattggACCaaattcctcttcttctctgtCTCCCCTGCTGTCATCCCCACCATCACCACCGCGACCGCCACCTCCTCCTCCACCGTTATTATAAGCTCCATTGCCACCGTTGCCATCAATTAACTCTGCGTCATGTTTATCACTGACCACTTCTGACATCTCCATACTTCTAAAATCCCTTCCTCTAATGGCGTCGTCTTCTTCCTTCGACACAGTAACAGCAGCTGCTGGAGCGTCCGAATTCAAATGCGACTGCGAAAAACTCATCACAACCGAGAActtgttcttcctttttacACCTATGCATCTTCCAATACCTTTTCGATCCGATATTGGATATGCAACTTCCTTCACCACACTTCTAAAGCTTCTACAGCCGAAAGCCACCCCCTGACTCCACACCATCTTCCCCAAAACTACTTCATTCCCGAATTCCACAGAATACAATGTTCCAAATACCGCCATGTAAGAGCATTCAACAACGAACTGTCGACTAATTTATAACTGCAGCAGAGAGAACCAAAAGCCAAGAAAAAACTTCAGACTAACGAATATAATCACGCCTAAGCTTCTAATCAGCATGCAAGATAATAAACAATTCTTTCACCATCACGGTGTAGTAAGTAGGATCAAACATTCAGATTATAATTCTTGTTCCGATAAAACACTGACGCAAAGAACTCAAACGAGAAAATAAATACACAAATctagaaaatgagagaaagtAAAGGAAATAAACCAAAACTTATAGAGACAGTCAGTATACCTCAGCTTTCccaaagaaaccaaaaaaagaaacggTAGCGGTTACAAATTCGATTACGGAAGCCGCCAGTATCCAAATGATGGAATAGAATAAACTATATAGGCGGTGAGGGTGGGGGAGACGGCGGAGGAAAGCCGGAAAGGGAATGAAGAAGTAATACGATATAGATATGCGATGAGATTCTGGTGTTTCCTCTGCCTCTATTTTTAACTCCAAAAAGTGGCGCTATATGTTTGTTGAGTGGCACTTGCGGTCCCGCTGCGTGCCAAccaacttttttattcttttattttattttacttcaattttatatttagttctcttactctttaatttttaaaattttatatgagttttttctttcttgttccAAACATacctaacaaatataataagattttattaCACCTCAAAATTTACCTATGGAATATTGTTTACATCGAAAACCTTACTACTAATTTCTTATGATGTGTTAGGTCATGTTaatgtattaatattaatCAATTTGTGATATTAAATTGATTAGTCTCCCTTCTTTAATTCAACTCATCAACTTATAAGATTTCAATCTTTCATTTATACCATGTACATAATTTAGAATCTTTTATGGcatatttttatcttatatttcaatgtatttgaCTAACACAATccttcaaaatctaaattgcaacttttaaattgtttgCATCTTTAGAggtcaaaaagtttaaattttcataattttctttagaagaaaatgtaaaatacaaaaaaagtaaactatTAAAGATGGATCAAATtgatagtttattttttttaataaaaatttgatagttTTCGTATTATATGTAATGCTCGAGACCAAgattattttaagaataaaaaattattttttattaccgtaaatattattttgtactctcaaattaattatcattaatcttatttcaaaactttttttattatactttttattatttattacaaaattattataacttgatctcgttttttatttatttattgagaaacgtgtttgaatgaaattgaatGTTAAAGCTATTTAgtacaaattattttgtagatattttattttttactatttctttttaaaaattgtggtACAATAAATTGGACCTATTAACCTTAAATTGATACTACACATTTATGCTATATTGGTATGTTaggttttagatttatttaagAGATATTAATAACGTCATATCGATGTCATAATCATTGAATAATTTGAGaatgttataattaaaaatattgaatattaaattgaaaaggaaaaagaaaagataagtGAGAGTGACATTGGAGAGAAGGAATTGGGAGGTAGCATTGCAAAGAGCCAAAGTTGTGGCCATCCACCGGAATAGCCACAAAAGATGCCAAGTTGCCACCATTGAATTGATGTCCCAATAatatcctttttcttcttcttcttctttgctaTATTCTAACATATAATTGCAATCTATTTTCTCCTTTGGAGCAATTGAAAAGCCATAAGAGAAAAAGCTCTATGTTTTAGAAAGCAATGAAAGGCCATCGCATAAACATAATCTGACTTGTGCTGGTTTTCACTATTTATTAGTTAAGAATGTTacccaaaatttatctaagtTACTCTTAATAAAAACTCtctctttttagtttgtttcttatttGTCTTCATCTAAGATTCCGAATGGTGTACTGAAAAATCTCTTccactaaaataataaaataaatatggtaaaggaaaaaaagttaaaattttaaattggagaacaaaataataaagaaaaccaacTAAAGAAGGTTTAGCAAAAAAGAACCTATGTCGATGGAATCTATATCACTTCTGGCTAGAGACAAAGGAGTTTCTGAGTTTTGAATGTTATGTATTCTTCATTAGGACAACATTTCAAACATAGATGTAGAGAAATAAACAAGGTCTCATCCATGAGCTGGAAAccaaaacacaaaagaaaattcatatattataacttaaatgATTACATAccttaaaactaataataatcaaaatggGCTTGTTCCTTGAAAGGATGTGAGAAGTTCCACAACTCTACTCATTGCAGGCCTCAAATTTCTATCTTCCTTCACACAAAGTAAACCCACTCTCACCAACATCTCAATCTTTCTAACATCCTTCTCACTTTCTTCCAATCTAGGATCAATCGCATCCTCCATCTTCCCTTTCTCCACATTATCAATCATCCAACTCACTAAATTACTGTATCTGAAATCCATAGAATTTGAAGATGATTGAAAATTAGATGCAGATTTTCCACTCACAAGCTCCAACAAAACAATCCCATAACTGTAAACATCTGCCTTTGCATCAATTTTTTGATCCATCATCCATTCTGGAGCCAAATAACCCCTTGTCCCTCTCACTCTTGAGAATCCATTTTCATCGATCTCCTTAAATAGCTTCGACATTCCAAAATCTGCCACTTTTGGTTCTAACTCTTCATCAAGAAGTATGTTTTGAGGCTTCACATCACAATGAAGAACCCATTCTAGACATTCTTCGTGTAAATACGCTAAACCCTTCGCTGTTCCAACTGCTATTTCATATCTCTGTTCCAATCCCAATGGTTGTGATGAATTATTGGAGAATAGAAGTTTATCTAAAGACCCATTTTTCACGAACTCATAAACTAATATCTTATGCTTTTCCTCAGCACAAAAACCCCATAATTTCACTAAGTTCTTGTGGTTTATCTTTCCGATTATGCTAACTTCTGCCCAAAACTCTGCATCTCCTTGTAAAATGCCTTCCAATCTCTTCACTGCCACGATTCTTCCATCGTCTAATTCTCCTCTATAAACTGTTCCAAATCCTCCTTTTCCTATTACTTGTTTGAAATTTCTTGTTGCTCTCTTCATTTCTGCGTATGTGAATCTTTTGAATCCCATGGCTAAAACAATGTAACCCATGTTAACCAACTCTTCGTTAACTCGCTTTCGAAAGACATTCCACCACCCGAAACCGAAGAAAATTAACTCAATGAACCCAGCAATGGCTACAAACGCAATCAATAATCCCATATAccgaaatttaattttgttttctgggAATATTTCTGTGTTTCGAACAATTTCTGAAGCAGAGCAtttcaaatcatttgaaaattcttccttcaacTCCGTTTTTGGTCTGCCCTTTGGAATTTTGATATGCATTAGTCTCATGGTATCGGGTTTTCGATTCCCATTACGAAGAACTCCTTTAGGAAAGCATAGTCCTAAGCCATCCGTTGAATATCCAAACCCCAAACATTGACAACTGTTGAGACAAGAGTTCCGACAAGTTTCAACACTGACTCCTCTGGCGAAACCCACCAAATCATAACCATAATAATCCGTACGAGGAAGTTGAATGAAATCCAAATCCTTGGAATCACAgctcaaattaaaagaaggtTTGCAGCCCTTACTCCAATCCGATGGATGGTTTCTAATGAAACCCGGGGGGCAAATGCACGTAGGTAATGGAGTATACGAACAAATCCCAAATTCTCCACACAACCCATGAACCAAACAAGCATCTAACGGTCCATCAGGAAGCCAAGTGATTTCCCAACTGCCAGTTGATTCAACAAGGCTGTACAATCTCAAAACTCCATCGAAATCCATGGTTAATCTCCTCTTTGGACCAAACCCATAATCAATAGCATTGAAATTCAAGTTATCAGTGGATTCAAACCTCCCCATATCGTTCAAAATGGCTACTCTGGAACTGTTATAACGACTTCGACcattatcaaacacattctTACCAGGATCAGGCCAGTAGATACTAGAAAGCGAAGGGCTATTATAAATGATATTTAGAACATTGTCGTCATTGAACTTGAAGAAATAAAACCCAGATGAGTAAGTACCTGGAGTTTTAATGGAGACTAAAGTGGAATTCTTGAGAAATTGTTGCTGTGGAAGCAGAGTATCTGTTGGGAAGTCGAAGCTCTGCCAAAGAAAAACCCCAATTTGATTCACCAGTACAAGATTTCCATTGTCAAGAAGCTTAAGCTCAACTTGCTGTGTAGTGATGGTGTTGGTAGACCATGTGAACGAACCATCGGCATCGGTGAGTACCAAATTTCCGTTGAAGTTGAGTCTCAATTTTGATTGCTTTCCGTTAACTGGGTTGTCTCTGTTTGCCATCCAAACGACGGTCTTATCAGCAGATCTTGCGAACCATATTGAAAAGGAGAAGGAATTGTTGCCCACTTTGTAAAACCCAGAAGAAAATATTCCATTTGTGGAAGTTAAGAACTGATTCTCGTCCTCAACGTCAATGGAGTTTCCTTGAGTTAAGGTCGTCGTTCCTTCAGGCCAAGCCAAGGATGGTGAAAGAAGGAGAGAAATTAGAAGGGCAGAGATAAACATTGTGAGATTGCTAAATTTAGAACTTGGAAGCAGGAATTCAGGAGTTTTGGAATTATATACATGCAAGTGCGTGACTTTCTTTCTTGGTGGTCAAATACCGTCATCGTCGGGAAGACGCAAAACTAAACTTCTTTCAGTTGGATTgactcattttaattttacattttagagtaagtttaagtttaagaATGCAAACAGCACCGAAAACCATTATCTCCTACCATATCTTTGGGCCAAACAAGACCCAAAACTACAAGAGTGTAtacaaaatgaacaatatCATTACGTTGTGAAGATCGAACTTGACATTCATGAACACTTGGTGAGTTAAGAGAAGAGTGATGAAAGTAtgagatattttgttataagaTAGGTAACATTTATGAGTGGCATATCCACTTCTTTTCGTAACAGGAAGAAGAAAGctacattatatttattatggTTTAGGGCcacttttattttgtatgataTGATCATATTCTTCTATTTGGacctctttttcttcctctcaaaTCTATCTTATTGCAATCT of the Cucumis sativus cultivar 9930 chromosome 3, Cucumber_9930_V3, whole genome shotgun sequence genome contains:
- the LOC101202748 gene encoding protein RETICULATA, chloroplastic encodes the protein MAVFGTLYSVEFGNEVVLGKMVWSQGVAFGCRSFRSVVKEVAYPISDRKGIGRCIGVKRKNKFSVVMSFSQSHLNSDAPAAAVTVSKEEDDAIRGRDFRSMEMSEVVSDKHDAELIDGNGGNGAYNNGGGGGGGRGGDGGDDSRGDREEEEFGPIMKFEEVMKELESRGVTLPSDMLEAAKSEGIRKLLLLRYLEMQGLGWPLGFLMRSCAMIRNRVLADPSFFFKVGVELVIDSCCATFAEVQKRGKDFWTEFELYLADILVGVAVNFALVALLAPYARFGQPSVSKGFLGRIQHACEALPSSVFEAERPGCRFSVQQRIATFFYKGLVYGVVGFGCGIIGQGIANLIMTAKRSIKKSENEVPVPPLFKSAALWGVFLALSSNTRYQIINGLERVVESSPLAKNIPAVAMAFTVGIRFGNNVYAGMQFIDWARWSGVQ
- the LOC101202987 gene encoding putative receptor protein kinase ZmPK1 → MFISALLISLLLSPSLAWPEGTTTLTQGNSIDVEDENQFLTSTNGIFSSGFYKVGNNSFSFSIWFARSADKTVVWMANRDNPVNGKQSKLRLNFNGNLVLTDADGSFTWSTNTITTQQVELKLLDNGNLVLVNQIGVFLWQSFDFPTDTLLPQQQFLKNSTLVSIKTPGTYSSGFYFFKFNDDNVLNIIYNSPSLSSIYWPDPGKNVFDNGRSRYNSSRVAILNDMGRFESTDNLNFNAIDYGFGPKRRLTMDFDGVLRLYSLVESTGSWEITWLPDGPLDACLVHGLCGEFGICSYTPLPTCICPPGFIRNHPSDWSKGCKPSFNLSCDSKDLDFIQLPRTDYYGYDLVGFARGVSVETCRNSCLNSCQCLGFGYSTDGLGLCFPKGVLRNGNRKPDTMRLMHIKIPKGRPKTELKEEFSNDLKCSASEIVRNTEIFPENKIKFRYMGLLIAFVAIAGFIELIFFGFGWWNVFRKRVNEELVNMGYIVLAMGFKRFTYAEMKRATRNFKQVIGKGGFGTVYRGELDDGRIVAVKRLEGILQGDAEFWAEVSIIGKINHKNLVKLWGFCAEEKHKILVYEFVKNGSLDKLLFSNNSSQPLGLEQRYEIAVGTAKGLAYLHEECLEWVLHCDVKPQNILLDEELEPKVADFGMSKLFKEIDENGFSRVRGTRGYLAPEWMMDQKIDAKADVYSYGIVLLELVSGKSASNFQSSSNSMDFRYSNLVSWMIDNVEKGKMEDAIDPRLEESEKDVRKIEMLVRVGLLCVKEDRNLRPAMSRVVELLTSFQGTSPF